In Mytilus trossulus isolate FHL-02 chromosome 10, PNRI_Mtr1.1.1.hap1, whole genome shotgun sequence, the DNA window AAAGATAGCTCAAATAATATgctttcagataaaaaaaaaaataaaaaaataaggtgaCCGGACTACTTTTTTCGCTACTTACATAAATAGATAAATTCAaaacgtccattttcactgaccTAGTACACATGACTGTTTAGAGTCCAGCTCTTGCTCAACTCCGGTCCGGTTGCTGGATTTTTTCGGTGCGTTGCATTCGGCTggtttttgctctttggtcggattgttgtttcattgacaccacattcctcattttcattctcaaattTACATTCTATTATAAAAGTTACTTTTTCTTATATATCTCACCTCATGCGACTagttgagagagaaaaattaatcgagcaaaaaataatttgatttgtttttgtaaaacatgattttcacTAGGAACATGAAAAGTCTTTCACATATATAAAAAACTTCTCTCgaaatttgcacattttatttaatttctggACTGATTGTTATGTGCTATTTTAAAATCTAAGATGGAAAAAGACACCCCAGCTAtcttaacttatttttttattgttatgtcaattgctaatgatttttttacattgttgaTGGCCGTGCGGTTGCATATAactgcttacatccactttatGTGAACTCTTGCGGGTAGTGGTTGCATTGGGAACcataccatatctccttttATAAGTGTTAATATAACATACTagaaaaatgacaattaaaagCAATAGCATGAAAAGCGAAAACTGTAAATCATAAAAACGATACCAGACTTTTATTTATCCAATTGTCCTATCTGTTTCGttcttgtaatttttcattCCCTCTATATCCAAAcattagtttagtttaaacaatatcttATTTCAAGAAGTGCacaaattataattatacaatatgaaatacagggattcggaaacaagaaaaacttatataaatccgtctcccttttaaaaaaaatgacaaaatttggGAACTTAGTATCAGAAACTCGTATAACGTAATTTTCAGTTCTTAGCTAACATGTTTATTCTGTGGTTTGTCCGTTACTCAGAAGTCAGTTTGATCGAAAAATGTGATCAACTCGTATTTAAATAATTACAGTGCATGAAACATTATCTAAAAGCATACCAAAGATTATTCTTGATGTCCCATTTTAAACAgcataacaattattttatagaaacagtgctagtttacattaaaaaaatgatacacTTGGATATCACACTTGTATATTCGATTCGATTTCAGAAAACATTTTGGAGAGGGATTTTTAAATCTACGAACTGCGTCCGACCACTTTAAAATTGGATTTATATACATTAATGTAAAAACGTCGGGATCTATGATCATGATACTTACAtcatataaaaagattttaGAAGTGTTGTCCAAGAGTGTTATTTTCTAATTGTAGATAAAGTCGtagcttattttaattttttttagaccaATACATCTTTGAAGTTTCTTTACATGGCAAGCACACAGAGCAAAGTTCCAATTATTTATCCAGTTTTCCTGCAAGTAATGCCATAGATGGTCATCTTTCAACATTTTCACATACGTCGCCACAAACCAATCCATTCTGGATTCTTGACCTGGGAACAGTGTATAAAGTGAAAATGATAAAGGTCTTTGCTCGTACGGACTGTTGTGGTAAGTTCAAAGAAATActgttgaaaaatttaaaacatttcatgaaAGCTTTTGTCTATACCCTTTACAGAAATATGGGTATCCACTGCTGTGCGAtgtgtataaaaagtaaaatttaaatattgcattaaacatctcacttgtatgacagctGTATACAATTCTTGTAAATTCTtcttgattttttctttacctTAAATCATTCTTTATGAGTGTGGTGAATTGACGCTCATGGTTAATGACAATACAGGGAGTtccaataattttatatttcatgtatcCCTCAAATACGGTATAAAACAtttccaaaagacaaaaacattCAAACCTATATTTGATAATCTCGAGATTATGCTTGTTTAAGATATTCGCTAGACATGGACAACGAAGTAAAGTTCTCTTATAATATGCTGGGATGTCTGCTTGATAAGAATACAACCATCCTGTTAATTCTATAGTGTCGCTCTTTTTGTGGAAAAAAGTGCCACATGCGATTCGCTCGATTTGTATTTGTGTCCTTGATTTGTTCTCTTAATCACATGAgattttaaaatcaatctacAGACTAACCATCATATTAACAAAATGTCTTACTTGTTCAAAACGtttgaaataacattaacaACAGACTAGTAAAAGTTTGAAAACTGGTAATTTACCATAACACGAAATATTACTCGAAGAaactttaaagtaaaaacagaCTGGGATTAAGGAAAGGGACTTCTATGTTATATAAATGCATACATTGTCACCTAGTTGTTCAATTAAACAAACTGTAAAAGAATTTCGACTTCCATTATATCATTCCAAAAGAGCCTGTAAACAATTGAACTCAAATTAATGATATCCATTGGAAATTAAAGAAGAccacataaaaagtaaaatcacaaacatactgaactctgaggaaaattcaatcggaaagtcactactcacatggcaaaatcaaatggcaaaacacatcgaacaaatggacaacaactgtcatattcttgacctggtatgtagaaaatggtggattgaaaaaagttatcaaaggtaccaggattatagcctgattgaacctggttttatagcgttTAAACATCTCACTTTTacaacagtctcatcaaatagTTTTATTAACCACATTAGTTATGTTTAGAACTCCATAGATTCATATGCCGGACTAACGAACTTCATtgtcatttaaatattatttaagttgtcattattttgttaatattattttcaattaatataattaatacaaAGTATTTTCTAGAAATTACTCATTAAAGCAATAATGTAATTTTTCTACATGCACTATGTTTTATACTGACTAATCTACACCAGTGTGTAGGCTTTTACGGACATTAATGTAGATactgtaaaacatttctttttaattctttataaGGAAACTACATTCATGATATGGATATCACAGTTGGACCAACGACTAATAATATGACACTGTGCACACATTATAATGGACCTGCTAGCACCAAGGATCAACTTGTTTTAAAATGCAAGAAACCTGTAGACGGTCGGTTTGTCAAACTATCAATATCTACAAAAAATGCTGTGATGGCACTCGCAGAAGTCAAAGTATTTGCTTgtgtatgaatatatataaacgtGTAAGGAGAAGCAGTGTCCGAAAAGGCAAATTCAATCTGTTCATATCAATATCACAATATATTCTTTATAGctgtattattaaaatattaagagTCAGTGCATTTGTATTccttataaaaacatttatggTGGTTGATAACGTATTTTTGATATGTGAAAGATAATACACCAaagtattgtatatttttaaacttgatatGTTTACAGGTATTTCATACacaaaatagagaatggaaattgctttaaaatgtaataatcaATAAAAGAAACTATATGATAAGAATCGCTTTGAAACAAACCATTGAGAAGCTGAAAAGCTGCACATCCTTATAGTACGGTGACCagacacaatatttttttagatttaatcgTCAAACATACAATAtggctatattatatatcattggatTCGGAAAAATGAGtagttttgaaatatcaatgtcGTCAAAAGGAAATGTGGTAACAGTTTTGCATAAAATAAGGACAAAGATCAAATtctgttattaatttttttctccatatttataaaattttaagatttctACTACCATTTAGTTTAAATTTCAgaaacagacatttttttcaaatcaattagCAATGAATTATCtcgaaaatgtaaaaataaagaaaaaaggaCGTTGATTTATTCTGAAAATTGGCGTTTTTCAAACacttgttttaatataaaagatCAACACATATTCTATTAAAGTTAAAGTTGTGGTCTTGCTTGCTGATATTCAACATCAGCaaaagataataaatatttttacctgAAGCCTACTATCATGAAGGTGTATTTTGCAAAGCTCATTAATGTAGTTCATTCAAGCTAAAAACCACTCAATACCTCGAAAAaagttacaatttaaaaatccAATCAAAGAGATCCACACAACAAAATCAAGCCGTAGTATGCCCTGGTTCGTCTTTCAAATAACATGATTGGAAATTATTTCTACATTATCCTAATTCATTACAGGAGCGAAACTCTGAACATATAAGGTTTTGTTGTGAATCAACTAATGAATTTTACATAAAGATTTTCCCTCACATGAAAACACAAGATTCTGCAAGAATTCTGCTGATACCAGCCTTTTAAAATACACGGGTTGTAATGAATCATATAACTCGCGCCGATCGTATATATTCTAAGCGTGACGGAATAGGGTGATCCGCAAAGTGTAATGCGGTCCAAATATTAGTTTGAAACGAATCACATGCTGTTTCAGTTCCGCTCCACAGGGAGTTTACCTGACTAAACTTACATCTTCACTGGTTGTAAGTTTGACGgataattgtataaatatcaTAATGGAATGATTTAAAGAGTTTTTATCCTAAAATAAAGCTTTGAAATTAACTTTCAAGCCCAAACAAAGGCTTCATTTCTGTCAATATTAACAAAGCTCTACAAAACCACTGATAAAGTCGTACTTGTAGACAGTTTGTTTACCTCCTCAAAACAGAGACGAAGCTGTGTGGCATTTGGTAAGTGCATGAAAGTCACTTAGTTGATAAACGAGAAAAAATATTCCCCCCGCCCTTTACTCTGCTTATGATCCCGATCTGCGCCCATAGCTCGTGTGTATGTGTCATATGTTTGTAGTAGTGAACGCACACAACAATCACATTCGTTCGTATGATTCTTCTTCCGCATTTTCCTATTCCAAAAACTTCTTGTCAAAGTTAAAGACATTGAGTACCATACGCGAATCGTCCTCCTCTTGGGTGCTAAACAAGTTTCGACAGTTATTAAAAGtattaatttaaatatctttGACAATTTCGGGACTAACAAACGTTCCGGTTTAGTAAAGGTCACAGAAAGAAACTTCTTCCAATCAGGCATACTTCTCCCTTAAATACTAGTAATCTGATACACTTTGGTGGAAGCTGTGGTCTTTGTTCGTAGTTTCCTTTCAGCAGACTTTATAGAGTTGTTCGTGTCGTAGCGGTCAAAAATATCTGCTACTGTGTGCGCTATAGAAAAGGTTTGGgacatgtttttgttattgtcagCTGCAAGGTCACCGAATGTTTTACTTTTCTCAACATCAATACAATGAACCAATTCCATACCATCTCTGGGGTAAGTTTTAGTGATGGTACCAAAGAAGGTCATGAAAGTGCGCAAGCTGTGAGCAAAAAATCTTGAATGTCTATTGCAGCATGCATTCcgaaagaaatatttataagacATGGAGAATGGGACACCACTTCAAAGGGATAAGTCATTATTCATTCAAATGGTTTAAAATGGCAATACTAGTAACatggtttttttctgaaaagaaAGACGGTTtagtaccattaaaacgttaaatCCCGCTGCAActatttgcacctgtcctaagtcaggaatctgatgttcagtggttgccgtCTGTTCGTGTGGTTCATGAgtatttctcgtttctcgtttgtatatagataagaccgttggtcttcccgtttgaatggttttacactagtaattatTGTGGGCCTTtgtaacttgctgttcggtgtgacccaaggctccgtgttaacgtccataccttgacctataatgctttacttttaattgttacttgaaTAGAGAGTTGCCTCATTAGCACTCggaccacatcgtcctatatctatcttCATCTCCCTTCATTGCTGTTGGTTTTGTTTCCTCGTGTGAATTTGCATCTTTCCAGCCTTACACGACTTAGGGATTTTAGGAAATGTCTAGTACGGGTCAATCTAACAAGCGCACTTTTGATTTGTTATGCCTATACATTGCCACCGGATCCCATTGAGGCTATTATAACGGTCTTTTTGTTGCCATGTCGGTTCATATATAGTTGAAATGTGTAGGAGTCTGTCTAATAGCAAAGTCACCATCTATAAAAGGTTCTCAATATTCTCAGAAAGGTGAAGCTTATCGAGTATGTAAACTGGCATACACCTTCAGTTATTGGTACGGTAACATTGGAAATGACGATCTCAAACAAGTGACCAGTTACCCTCTCGttaaatttgttattctcatcagATTTTGTCTAATACTAAGTTCGTTTCCGtcttgttacattttaatattgtgtcgtcattctcttatatttaatgcgtttccttcggttttggtttgtgacccggatttggtttttttctatcgatttatgagttttaaacatcggtatactactgttgcctttattctgCTCTAAAATTTGACATCAAACCATTTACTGCATCAAGGAACAGATTTCAGTATTCGAATATAAGTGATACAACACAATCAAATGGCTTAAATGAATCTATAAGAGGCTGTATATGGGCTTCGAATAGCTCCTTCATATGAGCGTTAGGACTTTTCATAGCTTGAATTGCTGAAATAATGCTTCTGAGataaatgaatttgatattattgattattaaaggtatgaaatatcatataaatgttgattattttacattttgcttAAAAACAGATGATGAAATTGAGTTGAAATGTACTCTAGTAAATGTCCAATATTCGTAGTGTCAAACTTATACAAAAACTCTTTAATAACGGATTAATTTTGCTAAAATGTGTTTGAAATCGTTAAAATAAGGTGTAACAACAAAGTATATATTAACAGAAACCATATCACGGATGTTCTTTTACAATGTGAACCTCAAAACTTTTCAAAGTCGATTTTTCTTTCAAGTAAATTAACTTACATAAAAGcccattttacaaaaattgcaccgtacgattttaTGACAAGTCAAAATGTTAAGTTTAACCTTTGAACTACCAATACTGTGATTTATAGCCATATAGTCCGAATGACGATTAAACTTATTAAATGAGCAACTTTTCCTTACTCGGTCACCGTACTATTAGTACAAAGAAATAAAGATATCGCTATAACAAATTGATCTAAAACAACACTTGTTATATAGATAAATAGTGccttttaaaaaggaaaatataatgcaattaaaaactaattgttcagagaacaattgaaggtctttccactgaaaacaatgtattttaatatgaaagttgtaaaattaagtttgaaatgtcatttcaatcgtcaacaGATAGattattgtacgctgattccagaaatatatcgtttctatacaatatcttttaaataagggagataatgtgttacttccggtttgaaaaatgtttcttccgataatatttaaatatttaattgacactgATTCTAAAAAGATCTAGTTCTATctacttttttattaataaagtacaaaaaatagcttcttccggtttacacaaggtcacttccggttgtttttttcaaggttaaatggtttgatacctttcgccaaaagtctcatggctatatcatgtatacatatgagctgaaagcaaaggtcaaaaactagaacgtcaaattaatctATGACCTTGGAAtgaatttcaaggtcataaaccaaggacctcaaatcaaaagaccataggtcttaattatatttggttaatcagttatatcaccataggcgtatttttaaatacaagaggggagaaaattCACTTTACGTTcaacgtacccttgcaatcaaaatttacgtgttacgacatgtcgcaactaacaatttagaaaaaataatttgtcgatatcttttacGGTTTCTTGAAATTAGtggaaataagccaaattcaaaaattagaatatgaccttgacctttgaccttgacctattttttatttttttagaccaaggacctcaaatcaaaagatccttggtctctagcacttatggtttacaagatagaaatgcatatcacttatatcaaatgcataaggggaaataactctcatatggagcgttcatatcactttggtcaaaataggacaaatcatgcgaaggatataacgagcaattttgtaaaataaatttgtcataatattttacggttgtGAAGGAGTTGCGctcacaaggaaaacagtgtttggggagataactcctacaaagaaaagtattcgtttacgcagggtaaatttcaaaagcgcataaactgttcgatatcatatacttaatatctaagcgacatattgcgaaacaaatgtttatcgcaagaacaaaatttggcggaagaaaaaaaaaaataatcagaagaaaaacaataggtctttccacagaaaagtggaaagacctaataatcagaagaaaaacaataggtctttccacagaaaagtggaaagacctaattattaCATCCACTTGTTCAAATGTCAACTGGTGTGCTAAGCTTTATATTTAGCGGTATATATTGTTATCAGAGGGTGTGAATTAAATCAAAAAACGAAAAAGATCACATAATTTGTTCTGTTCAGAAGTTGGcaggagaaaaataaaatatattacaattgCAAAGATTCTACTATCAAACAGGAGTTTAAAGTGTGGACGGGATTGAAGTTGTTTAAACTAACTAACATACATTGTGTCGAAGGGACGGATAAATCGtactttgtaaaaatataaatatttgatttaaacaaaacttctTTGAAACAGACATTATCAATATGCTTTTTTTCTATGTCAGATGTGTTGGTAACCTATGATGTATGTTAAAGGAGTTTTGGCTGCTGGGTTCCATTAATACTGTCAGTCAACCAACAATGTCTGTTTAGATTGCTTACGCTATATAAGTATCATACAACGGAACtattaacaactgtcatacaagtaataAAAGCTAGcattaaaaccaggtttaaccgaCCATTATGATCGGAAATgcgcaatctaattaaaaatcGATCTGTCATCGCTCACGTTTGATACGTCGCGTGGGAGATCTCACGAAACCCGTTTTGAGGTCACATATGAGTGAACTGGAAGTTATGAatttataatgatatgcaaatgacTTGACGACCTATTAATAAGCCGTAAATAAATGGGTTACATCCCTTTACCTCACGATAAACTTTCAAGATCGTGAAAGACTCATTTTCATTGGTCGAAAAATACACATCTACGAGGTAACTCATATGTGACCTCAACGCAGGTTTCTGTAGATCTCAAACGCGACTGATCAGAAAACGGGAGCGATGAGAGatagatttttaattatatggGGAAATGCGgatacaaagtcaggaatatgacatctGTTTTCATGCTGCTTGGTTTGTGAATATTGTCGTTTTATCTGGTGTTATTGAATTCTCAATCATTTGATGAATATTGGAGTTTAGgttttttgatacattttttgttaacatttggGATAGAATGCTTCTACAACATTGAATTACGAACTGGGTCAATCCTTATATtggtagaaaaaaaactaatgaaaTAGTTTTTAGGAGTCCAATATAATCTTACTGACACTGTAGATCTCAAGATGTGAAACGACACAAGAAAAACGTGTGTGTATGTTAGAATTAAAAgatttatgatataatatagTCTAAATATCAACAACTTTACGACAGACTTTCGCAATCGATAACCCTTGGTTATATACAGCCTACACGTTAATTTATATATGTCTCGTCTTTAATGTATCCCAACAATGGTAGATCTAAAAATGTTACCTTGGCATATGTGTTCACATACAAACACTTCTCATTTCCTCTGACAAGTTATCAAATAAACTCACATTAGGTAATGATTAAAATGATCATCCAACGGTACTTAAACAGCTTTGTAGTTACATTTTGATATGAATGCCAGAATTGCTTGAATGAGAATTAATGGAACATCTTGGTGACTCTCCACGAGAAAATTCACTACAAGTCGATAGACTTGGACCCCGAAAATATGGTTGTCTAAGATGGCCGTTCAATAGCCCTTCTTTTTCCTGATCTTCAACACTCTCTAAAAACATAACAAGTATATGTCATTTTGAATTCTTTTGCAGCGAAAACATTAAGagataaacaagaaaaagaTCAAATTATGGTCTAATGACAACGCCCAACAAAATTTCTTCGCCGGGGTCcgtctttttatcatataaaacaactttcgttttaaaagcaattttaacatttttttacaattacttTAAAAGTGCTTCAACAGATTTTTATGTTAGTACAGGAGTGTAAATACAAGTTACATCTTGTCAAATATATACAAGATAAAGgataatcaaaataaaaggaTTCGTAcatcttttatttgataaattgacGTTACACTTTGAGACTGCAAATTAAAACGTGTCAAATGCAAAATGCAGAATTGTGTCAAAACTAATCTTAAACAATTCAGTTTTTGTTCTAGTAACATGACAAGGTCCAAGGTCCTATCAGTTGTTCTAGTGATGActgaaatattaaattcatttcaATTGTGTGTCAAAGTTTGATTAAGGTTATATTGTGCATGTACTTTGTAATACCGCATCGCTATCAACATTTCTTATCGatggtacttttaaaaaataatattaacttAATTTCTGAAGTTTTGGGTCACTTCATTACTTAACCTTCTTGGTTTGTGCCCTCATATT includes these proteins:
- the LOC134688233 gene encoding fucolectin-like, with protein sequence MMDSLKARQDDLQTELKEYSSNLSISAEYFDKKIIHLVRDVEGKFDSMFLNMTSHYKQKVNILSDRLNKEFIDFQLSTEEWKNNITHTSSDQYIFEVSLHGKHTEQSSNYLSSFPASNAIDGHLSTFSHTSPQTNPFWILDLGTVYKVKMIKVFARTDCCGNYIHDMDITVGPTTNNMTLCTHYNGPASTKDQLVLKCKKPVDGRFVKLSISTKNAVMALAEVKVFACV